The Lysobacter sp. HDW10 genome window below encodes:
- a CDS encoding fumarylacetoacetate hydrolase family protein — protein sequence MKLGSLKEGGRDGTLIVVSRDLKRAVRATGIVDTLQRALEDWSNIAPRLNALSDQLNAGHAEGAFDVDFQALAAPMPRAYEFVDGSAYLPHVERVRRARGAEVPESFYVDPLMYQAVSAGFYGPRDAVLVASEDYGIDLEAEVVVITDDVPAGVSPEAAATHIQLVGLVNDVSLRGLIPGELAKGFGFLQSKPRSALSPVFVTPDELGDAWQDSKVHLAMLTHINGQWFGAPEAGVDMQFNFGQLVAHAAKTRPLSAGTIVGSGTVANEDTTRGASCFAEQRTVETLRDGKPSTPFMKFGDTVRIEMLDASGASVFGAIEQRIDRQP from the coding sequence ATGAAACTGGGTTCTCTGAAAGAAGGCGGCCGCGACGGCACTTTGATCGTCGTTTCACGTGATTTGAAGCGTGCGGTGCGCGCCACCGGCATCGTCGACACTTTGCAACGTGCGCTGGAAGACTGGTCGAATATCGCCCCGCGTTTGAACGCGCTTTCGGACCAATTGAACGCAGGTCATGCCGAAGGCGCTTTCGATGTGGACTTCCAAGCTTTGGCAGCACCCATGCCGCGCGCCTATGAGTTTGTCGACGGCAGCGCCTACTTGCCGCATGTCGAACGCGTGCGTCGTGCGCGCGGTGCGGAAGTGCCGGAAAGCTTCTACGTTGACCCATTGATGTATCAAGCCGTCAGTGCCGGTTTCTATGGTCCGCGCGATGCCGTGCTTGTGGCCTCAGAAGACTATGGGATTGATTTGGAAGCGGAAGTCGTGGTCATCACCGACGACGTCCCCGCAGGTGTGTCACCGGAAGCCGCCGCCACCCATATCCAGTTGGTGGGCCTGGTCAACGACGTCAGCTTGCGCGGCCTGATTCCGGGTGAATTGGCCAAAGGGTTTGGCTTTCTCCAATCCAAGCCGCGCTCTGCGCTGTCCCCCGTGTTCGTGACGCCCGATGAGCTGGGTGACGCGTGGCAAGATTCGAAAGTCCACCTCGCCATGCTGACCCATATCAATGGGCAATGGTTTGGTGCGCCCGAAGCGGGTGTCGACATGCAATTCAACTTCGGCCAATTGGTGGCACATGCCGCCAAGACCCGACCGCTGTCAGCAGGGACGATTGTTGGCTCGGGCACGGTGGCCAATGAAGACACCACACGGGGTGCTTCATGCTTTGCAGAACAGCGTACAGTGGAGACGCTGCGGGACGGCAAGCCGTCCACACCCTTCATGAAGTTCGGCGACACTGTTCGCATTGAAATGCTTGATGCGTCCGGCGCCTCCGTCTTCGGTGCCATCGAACAAAGGATAGATCGTCAGCCATGA
- a CDS encoding 2OG-Fe dioxygenase family protein — protein sequence MNEETFSPPYSALNDFEQDVRLYGYAALATPDFERLAGMPTQAFESLKATWDDLPPDEWLRDGGKYRFRRHASLWVENDEIALQPHRAHFQPVDYNALHGGLHRMFAPVLEDTLSNPAWRETVLALARACNLIRGVDTKWFVEAHQFRIDTGDGLGRPTPEGAHRDGVDFVAVILVDRVNITGGETRVFDYNGPNGQRFVLRAPWSLLFMEDARVIHESTPIRRAVEDRAGHRDTLVLTYRANAFIGED from the coding sequence ATGAACGAAGAGACTTTTTCCCCGCCTTACAGCGCACTCAACGACTTCGAACAGGATGTGCGTTTGTATGGCTACGCGGCCTTGGCAACGCCGGATTTCGAGCGACTGGCGGGTATGCCTACACAGGCATTCGAATCGCTGAAAGCCACATGGGATGACTTGCCGCCTGACGAATGGCTGCGCGACGGCGGTAAATACCGTTTTAGACGGCACGCGAGCTTGTGGGTTGAGAACGACGAAATCGCATTGCAACCGCATCGTGCGCATTTTCAGCCGGTGGACTACAACGCACTTCATGGCGGATTGCACCGCATGTTTGCGCCGGTGCTGGAAGACACGCTGTCGAATCCTGCATGGCGCGAGACGGTGTTAGCGTTGGCGCGCGCATGCAACCTCATTCGGGGCGTCGACACAAAATGGTTCGTCGAGGCACATCAATTTCGAATCGATACGGGAGACGGCCTCGGTCGCCCCACACCCGAAGGCGCACATCGCGATGGCGTGGACTTCGTTGCCGTCATTTTGGTTGATCGCGTCAATATCACCGGTGGTGAAACCCGGGTGTTCGACTACAACGGGCCTAACGGTCAACGATTTGTTTTGCGTGCGCCGTGGAGCCTGCTTTTTATGGAAGATGCGCGGGTGATTCACGAGAGCACACCGATTCGTCGCGCCGTGGAAGATCGAGCGGGGCACCGCGACACTTTGGTGCTTACATACCGAGCCAATGCGTTTATCGGCGAAGATTGA
- the rpsI gene encoding 30S ribosomal protein S9, producing the protein MAIQQNYGTGRRKSSTARVFLRKGEGKITINGRAIEDFFGRETARMIVRQPLELTQSTDKFDVFVTATGGGTTGQAGAIRLGIARALVEYDETLKSELRKAGFMTRDAREVERKKVGLHKARRATQYSKR; encoded by the coding sequence ATGGCAATTCAACAAAACTACGGCACCGGCCGTCGCAAGTCCTCCACCGCCCGCGTGTTCCTGCGCAAGGGTGAAGGCAAAATCACCATCAACGGTCGCGCCATTGAAGATTTCTTCGGCCGCGAAACCGCTCGCATGATCGTCCGCCAACCGCTGGAACTGACCCAGTCGACCGATAAGTTCGACGTGTTTGTCACGGCAACGGGCGGTGGCACCACCGGCCAAGCCGGCGCCATCCGTTTGGGCATCGCGCGCGCTTTGGTCGAATACGACGAAACCTTGAAGAGCGAATTGCGCAAGGCTGGTTTCATGACCCGCGACGCGCGTGAAGTTGAACGTAAGAAGGTCGGCTTGCACAAAGCCCGCCGCGCAACGCAGTACTCGAAGCGCTAA
- the rplM gene encoding 50S ribosomal protein L13, giving the protein MKTFSAKADNVQQDWYVVDADGQTLGRLCVEIAHRLRGKHKPVYTPHMDTGDYIVVINAEKIAVTGNKLKDKKYHRFTGYIGNLKTETLGEALDRHPERVIETGVKGMLPKNPLGRAMYRKLKVYAGPNHPHAAQQPQPLKF; this is encoded by the coding sequence ATGAAGACTTTTTCCGCCAAAGCTGACAACGTGCAGCAAGATTGGTACGTGGTAGATGCCGACGGCCAAACCCTCGGCCGCCTCTGTGTCGAAATCGCACACCGCCTCCGTGGCAAGCACAAGCCTGTCTACACCCCGCATATGGATACCGGCGATTACATCGTTGTGATCAATGCTGAGAAGATTGCCGTCACCGGCAACAAACTCAAAGACAAGAAATATCACCGCTTCACCGGCTACATCGGTAACTTGAAGACCGAAACCCTGGGCGAAGCGCTCGACCGTCACCCGGAGCGCGTCATCGAAACCGGCGTGAAGGGCATGCTGCCGAAGAATCCGTTGGGCCGTGCGATGTATCGCAAGCTCAAAGTGTATGCAGGTCCGAACCACCCGCATGCTGCCCAACAACCGCAGCCGCTGAAATTCTGA
- the coq7 gene encoding 2-polyprenyl-3-methyl-6-methoxy-1,4-benzoquinone monooxygenase, giving the protein MNAAHPSEHTSFRTLGALDRWIDDAQNGLVTVFGRPPAERPNPGDAEPDVVLDEAGRRHAAGLMRINHVGEVCAQALYFGQAAVARDPDTRAHLLEAAQEETDHLAWCADRLEELDSRPSLLNPLWYAGSHAIGVLAGLRGDGWNLGFVVETERQVEAHLEDHLETLPAEDLRSRAILKVMKEDEARHADNAEAAGARLLPRPVAGVMTLASKVMKAVAYRI; this is encoded by the coding sequence ATGAATGCTGCCCACCCGTCTGAACACACCTCCTTTCGCACCCTCGGGGCCCTGGATCGCTGGATCGACGACGCCCAAAACGGCCTTGTCACGGTCTTTGGACGCCCCCCGGCCGAGCGCCCCAACCCGGGTGACGCCGAGCCTGACGTGGTGCTCGACGAGGCGGGTCGCCGCCATGCGGCCGGTCTCATGCGCATCAACCACGTGGGTGAAGTCTGCGCTCAGGCCCTGTATTTCGGCCAAGCTGCGGTCGCCCGCGACCCTGACACCCGCGCCCATCTGTTAGAGGCGGCACAAGAAGAAACCGACCATTTGGCGTGGTGCGCGGACCGACTCGAGGAACTCGATAGCCGCCCTAGCCTGTTAAACCCGCTGTGGTACGCCGGCAGTCATGCCATTGGCGTGCTGGCTGGCCTGCGCGGTGACGGCTGGAATCTGGGGTTTGTTGTCGAAACCGAACGCCAAGTTGAGGCGCACCTGGAAGATCATCTGGAAACCTTGCCTGCCGAAGATCTCCGCAGCCGAGCGATTCTCAAGGTGATGAAGGAAGACGAGGCCCGTCATGCCGACAATGCCGAAGCCGCCGGTGCCCGACTATTGCCGAGACCGGTGGCCGGTGTCATGACCCTGGCCTCCAAGGTCATGAAGGCCGTCGCTTACCGCATTTGA